A segment of the Marinomonas posidonica IVIA-Po-181 genome:
ACCTTGATGCTGCCGGTTAAACAAGTACGGCCTAAATCATTGCGTAATAAGTCAACGATCATAAGGTTCTCGGCGCGGTCCTTTTTCGACGATAAGAGTGTCTCTGCGTTAGCTTGATCTTCTTCAGGCGTTTTCCCACGTGCGATGGTGCCTTTAATGGGCTTGGACTCGACACGCCCTTGATCACACAATAGAAAGCGTTCTGGTGAATGACTTAATACGCTTTGTTGTGGGGATAATTCCAAGTAGGCCGAAAAAGGGGTCGGACAGACTTGGCGAAGCGTTTGATAAGCGGTAAAGGTGTCGCCTTGATACTGAGCGGAAAAGCGCTGTGCCAAATTTACCTGATAACAGTCGCCCGCCTGAATGTAGTCCTGCACCTTGGCAAACTTGTTCGCGTAGTCTTCGGCAGTCATGTTAGACGTAAACCCCGAGGTCAGCTCGAACGCGTGTTTTTCCAATAAATCGTGATGAACCAAGACATCATCAGACGCACTGGTGAAACGGTTGATCAACTGACTGACGTCGTCTTCGTGGCACCAAGGCGTGTAAATTAGCTCGGTTTTTTGCTCGTGATGGTGGGTAACAATGGCCCAGCCATATAATCCCATGTTCAATGTGTCGAGCTGGATATCATGAGTGACACTGTCCGGTAGTTTTTCCACATAGTGGCCACTTTCGTAACCATAATAGCCCAATAGTCCCCCCGTAAAAGGTAAGTCTTTTGGTGCCGATTGCGCCCAACTTTCTTGGCAAATACGTGACATTAATTCATTGAGTAACGCCATCGGGTTCTGCCGCTCGGATAAGTTGTACAAAGGCGTGTTTGTCCAATGGATGAAGCCAGTGTCATTGTCTTGATGGTTCGCATGAATGCGGGCAATGGGATTGGCCACCAGAATGTCGAATCGTGTGTCTTTGAAA
Coding sequences within it:
- the pabB gene encoding aminodeoxychorismate synthase component I; translation: MSEIKRINLPYQSNLLAFYAAVRDLPYPALLDSNHEHFKDTRFDILVANPIARIHANHQDNDTGFIHWTNTPLYNLSERQNPMALLNELMSRICQESWAQSAPKDLPFTGGLLGYYGYESGHYVEKLPDSVTHDIQLDTLNMGLYGWAIVTHHHEQKTELIYTPWCHEDDVSQLINRFTSASDDVLVHHDLLEKHAFELTSGFTSNMTAEDYANKFAKVQDYIQAGDCYQVNLAQRFSAQYQGDTFTAYQTLRQVCPTPFSAYLELSPQQSVLSHSPERFLLCDQGRVESKPIKGTIARGKTPEEDQANAETLLSSKKDRAENLMIVDLLRNDLGRTCLTGSIKVPKLFALETYANVHHLVSTVEGRVEQTDQAIRVFHQSFPGGSITGAPKIRSMEIIDELEPHQRSAYCGSIAYFSSNGQMDSSITIRTLVADHGKLDCWAGGGLVADSKCEEEYQETFTKVGKLTHTLERDFLK